A single region of the Vicia villosa cultivar HV-30 ecotype Madison, WI linkage group LG4, Vvil1.0, whole genome shotgun sequence genome encodes:
- the LOC131597918 gene encoding uncharacterized protein LOC131597918 — MVVVGRNDFVLIEKLWILKNSLRWWNQEIFGRFYWEVEKGVREINEGDDAVGGENDLYWDIISLTRKEALSRFWLNLKIKENMLIRIYRLKWLNDGDSNSKYFHNVMKERMRRNFIGSINSDRGILEAVSKVKEEVLNHFALKFSEPEISKPGIVGIPVRRLNQPEKAFLEPLFMDLEIKEAVSKVKEEVLNHFALKFSEPEISRPDLSWLTSLSHGCGVLRCYGFLV; from the exons ATGGTGGTTGTAGGGAGAAATGATTTTGTGCTAATAGAAAAGTTGTGGATTCTAAAGAATAGTCTTAGATGGTGGAATCAGGAGATTTTTGGTAGGTTCTATTGGGAGGTGGAGAAGGGAGTGAGGGAGATCAACGAAGGGGATGATGCGGTGGGAGGTGAAAACGACTTATATTGGGACATTATTTCTCTTACTAGAAAGGAGGCTTTGAGTAGATTTTGGTTAAACCTTAAAATCAAAGAGAACATGCTTATCCGAATATATAGGTTGAAGTGGCTTAACGATGGGGATTCTAACAGTAAGTATTTCCACAACGTTATGAAGGAGAGAATGAGACGTAATTTTATTGGTTCCATCAATTCGGATAGAGGGATTTTGGAAGCGGTTTCAAAGGTTAAGGAGGAAGTTCTGAATCATTTTGCTCTTAAATTCAGCGAACCCGAAATTAGCAAGCCGGGTATCGTAGGAATCCCTGTCAGAAGGCTTAATCAACCCGAGAAGGCTTTCTTAGAACCTCTGTTTATGGATCTTGAAATAAAGGAGGCGGTTTCAAAGGTTAAGGAGGAAGTTCTGAATCATTTTGCTCTTAAATTCAGCGAACCCGAAATTAGCAGGCCgg ATCTGAGTTGGTTGACATCTCTAAGTCATGGCTGTGGGGTGCTTAGATGTTATGGTTTTCTTGTGTAG